A window of the Roseovarius sp. S88 genome harbors these coding sequences:
- a CDS encoding GlxA family transcriptional regulator — MDIIGSESESTRYIGILPIPGFAMMSFAALTEPMRAANLLARQDLYHMVTFSTDKKPIPSSGAGVVMPEARLGEETKLDYLFVVAGGDPTLYDNRPVMRWLSRHAREGTFLGGVSGGPIILARAGLMAGRRMTVHWEHAGALAEISPHLLLERSLYVIDRDRVTCAGGTAPMDLMHALIAQHHGVPFARIVSDWFMHTEIRPSAGPQRAGLVERVGTTVPAILDAVEAMEAHVAEPVSLAALANTAGLSPRQLNRLFQSKLGRSTMRYYRELRLEKAQSLLRNSPLSLTEIALATGFASSAHFSRVFSEQFGQPPSSYR; from the coding sequence ATGGACATAATTGGTTCAGAATCGGAAAGTACGCGGTACATTGGCATCCTGCCCATACCCGGTTTTGCAATGATGTCTTTCGCAGCTCTCACAGAACCGATGCGCGCTGCCAACTTGTTGGCCCGGCAAGACCTCTACCATATGGTCACGTTTTCAACGGATAAGAAACCCATTCCAAGCTCTGGAGCCGGTGTGGTGATGCCCGAAGCGCGCTTGGGGGAAGAGACCAAACTTGACTACCTCTTTGTTGTCGCCGGAGGTGATCCGACACTCTATGACAATCGGCCGGTTATGCGCTGGCTCTCTCGTCATGCACGTGAAGGGACGTTTCTGGGCGGCGTGTCAGGTGGCCCGATCATCCTGGCCCGCGCTGGCCTGATGGCTGGGCGCCGCATGACGGTGCATTGGGAACACGCCGGCGCACTGGCGGAAATCTCACCGCATCTTTTGCTGGAGCGCTCACTCTACGTGATCGACCGCGACCGCGTGACCTGTGCCGGTGGCACCGCGCCGATGGACCTGATGCATGCGCTGATCGCGCAGCACCATGGTGTTCCATTCGCACGGATCGTCAGTGACTGGTTCATGCACACAGAAATTCGCCCCTCTGCCGGGCCGCAGCGGGCGGGGCTTGTCGAACGTGTGGGCACAACGGTGCCTGCTATCCTTGACGCGGTTGAAGCAATGGAAGCGCACGTGGCAGAGCCTGTATCCCTCGCGGCGCTGGCCAACACCGCGGGGTTGTCGCCACGCCAGCTTAACAGGCTTTTCCAATCCAAGCTTGGCCGCTCAACCATGCGCTATTATCGGGAACTGAGGTTGGAAAAAGCCCAAAGCCTGTTGCGAAACTCTCCATTGAGCCTGACTGAAATTGCTTTGGCCACAGGCTTTGCAAGTTCGGCTCATTTTTCGCGCGTGTTCTCCGAACAATTCGGACAGCCACCCTCTAGCTACAGATGA
- a CDS encoding type 1 glutamine amidotransferase produces the protein MHILVLQHERVEHPGVFRDFLKEDGHTWDAVELDEGEPLPSIDGYDALWVMGGPMDTWQEDEHPWLKEEKAFIRNAVEERGLPYLGLCLGHQLLAEALGGKVEPAKTPEIGVLEVQLTEAGASGVFFDGVPEVFECLQWHSAEVTAIPAGTQVLATSPACAVQAMKWGTRAFSTQFHVEIEADTVHNWNNIPEYAGALDKAIGKGKVTELEAACAERMETFNSMAERLYINWLQATART, from the coding sequence ATGCACATCCTTGTCCTGCAACATGAACGCGTCGAACACCCCGGCGTTTTCCGTGATTTCCTGAAAGAAGACGGGCACACGTGGGATGCTGTAGAGCTTGATGAAGGAGAGCCTCTGCCATCTATTGATGGCTACGATGCGCTTTGGGTTATGGGCGGCCCGATGGACACGTGGCAAGAAGACGAGCACCCGTGGCTGAAAGAAGAAAAAGCCTTCATTCGGAATGCAGTAGAGGAGCGTGGCTTACCTTATCTGGGGCTTTGCCTCGGTCATCAGCTTCTGGCCGAAGCGCTGGGCGGCAAGGTGGAGCCAGCCAAGACCCCGGAAATCGGTGTGCTAGAGGTGCAGCTCACCGAGGCCGGAGCCAGCGGTGTTTTCTTCGATGGTGTTCCTGAAGTTTTTGAATGCCTGCAATGGCACTCGGCCGAAGTCACTGCGATCCCTGCAGGCACACAGGTTCTGGCCACATCACCGGCCTGCGCAGTACAGGCGATGAAATGGGGGACGCGTGCGTTTTCCACGCAATTCCATGTCGAGATCGAAGCTGATACCGTGCACAACTGGAACAACATTCCCGAATATGCTGGTGCGCTCGATAAGGCGATTGGCAAGGGCAAGGTGACAGAGCTTGAAGCGGCCTGTGCTGAACGCATGGAGACGTTCAATTCCATGGCCGAGCGGCTTTACATCAACTGGTTACAAGCCACAGCACGCACCTGA
- a CDS encoding sarcosine oxidase subunit beta family protein: protein MRYSGFKVLWQGLTGNKGWTRAWREPEPKPEYDIIIIGGGGHGLSTAYYLSKEFGMTNVAVLEKGWLGSGNIGRNTTIIRSNYLLPGNEPFYELSMKLWENLEQDTNYNSMVSQRSILNLIHTDGQRDAFVRRGNAMFLAGADAELVDAAQLREELPFLDYDNARFPIKGGLFQRRGGTARHDAVAWGYARGADSRGVDIIQNCEVTGIDIENGRCVGVQTSRGAIRAKKVAMCVAGSSGRVAAMAGMRLPIESHVLQAFVSEGLKPTLPGVITFGAGHFYVSQSDKGGLVFGGDIDGYNTYAQRGNLPVVEDVCEGGMAIMPMIGRARLLRSWGGVMDMSMDGSPFIDKTHIDGLYFNGGWCYGGFKATPASGFCYAHLLARDTPHPVATQMRLDRFMTGNLIDEKGVGNQPNLH, encoded by the coding sequence ATGCGCTACAGTGGGTTCAAAGTTCTTTGGCAGGGACTAACCGGAAACAAGGGCTGGACACGCGCCTGGCGTGAGCCAGAGCCAAAGCCGGAATATGACATCATCATCATTGGCGGCGGTGGGCACGGGCTGTCTACGGCTTACTACCTGTCGAAAGAATTCGGCATGACGAATGTGGCCGTGCTCGAAAAGGGCTGGCTTGGATCAGGCAATATCGGGCGGAACACCACGATCATCCGGTCCAACTACCTCCTGCCTGGGAACGAGCCGTTCTATGAGCTCAGTATGAAGCTCTGGGAGAACCTGGAGCAGGACACAAACTACAACTCGATGGTCTCGCAACGGTCGATCCTGAACCTCATCCATACCGATGGTCAGCGTGATGCATTCGTGCGGCGGGGCAATGCGATGTTCCTTGCGGGTGCTGATGCGGAATTGGTCGATGCCGCGCAACTGCGCGAAGAGCTTCCGTTTCTGGACTATGACAACGCACGCTTTCCGATCAAAGGCGGGCTGTTTCAGCGGCGCGGTGGCACGGCGCGGCATGATGCGGTGGCGTGGGGCTATGCGCGGGGCGCGGACAGCCGTGGTGTGGACATCATTCAGAACTGTGAAGTCACAGGTATCGACATCGAGAACGGGCGGTGCGTGGGTGTGCAAACCTCACGCGGAGCGATCCGCGCCAAGAAAGTGGCGATGTGTGTGGCCGGGTCTTCGGGGCGCGTCGCGGCTATGGCGGGCATGCGGCTACCGATTGAGAGCCATGTGCTTCAGGCCTTCGTTTCGGAAGGTCTCAAACCAACCCTGCCGGGGGTGATTACCTTCGGTGCCGGGCATTTTTATGTCAGTCAATCGGACAAGGGCGGACTTGTTTTTGGCGGCGACATTGATGGGTACAACACTTATGCCCAGCGCGGAAATCTGCCCGTGGTCGAAGACGTTTGTGAAGGCGGCATGGCCATCATGCCAATGATTGGCCGCGCCCGCTTGCTGCGGTCCTGGGGTGGGGTCATGGATATGTCGATGGATGGCTCGCCCTTTATCGACAAGACCCATATTGACGGGCTCTATTTCAATGGCGGCTGGTGCTACGGCGGGTTCAAGGCAACGCCTGCCAGCGGGTTCTGTTATGCCCATCTACTGGCTCGAGACACACCGCATCCGGTGGCCACGCAAATGCGCCTTGATCGGTTCATGACCGGTAATCTCATCGACGAAAAAGGCGTGGGCAATCAGCCCAACCTGCATTGA
- a CDS encoding sarcosine oxidase subunit delta: protein MIINHPLLGPRDAAEFVYLGDASLIDRPDWQAEDAMEQFHAYGYLRDNPAGEHKELWYHEQGDRSWLMVTRNTLTHEITNVEIARDVARARGRDK from the coding sequence ATGATCATCAATCACCCTCTTCTCGGGCCGCGTGACGCCGCCGAATTTGTCTACCTGGGCGATGCATCCCTGATCGACCGCCCAGACTGGCAAGCTGAGGACGCGATGGAGCAGTTCCACGCCTACGGCTATCTGCGTGACAATCCGGCAGGCGAACACAAAGAGCTTTGGTATCACGAACAGGGCGATCGCTCGTGGCTGATGGTGACGCGCAATACGTTGACGCATGAAATCACGAATGTGGAAATCGCCCGCGATGTGGCCCGTGCACGAGGACGAGACAAATGA